One part of the Phoenix dactylifera cultivar Barhee BC4 chromosome 4, palm_55x_up_171113_PBpolish2nd_filt_p, whole genome shotgun sequence genome encodes these proteins:
- the LOC103721815 gene encoding inactive protein kinase SELMODRAFT_444075-like, whose product MSSSLLQKRGKSDKGLDATEKVVVAVKVSKDISKTALEWALTHVVQPGDSITLLVVVPPHSSGRKLWGFPRFAGDCASGHRKSHGTTLEQKSDITDTCAQMVLRLCNVYDPNKINIKVKVVSGSTCGAVAAECKRAQANWVVLDKQLKHEEKRCMEELQCNIVVMKRSQPKVLRLNLIGSSEAELQVSCQLPSELDKSAGETTKDMRDSRNSIRGPTVTPTSSPEVETSFTATEAGTSSVSSSDPGTSPFCVSETNVCLKRQEQLTTKEIRNLNVTSSDSDSDSLSPSTSLGFQPWMAEILCGGHTSSQQVEELSQQVASKAHISKAKTLLEKFSKLDQESGIGTLKCRSNLKCNGNVRGAISLSKNVPLGPPPLCSICQHKAPVFGKPPRWFSYSELELATGGFSQANFLAEGGFGSVHRGVLPDGQAIAVKQHKLASSQGDQEFCSEVEVLSCAQHRNVVMLIGFCVEDRRRLLVYEYICNGSLDSHLYGRKREPLDWSARQKIAVGAARGLRYLHEECRVGCIVHRDMRPNNILITHDFEPLVGDFGLARWQPDGDQGVETRVIGTFGYLAPEYAQSGQITEKADVFSFGVVLLELVTGRKAVDINRPKGQQCLTEWVRPLLEDYSIEELIDPRLRDHYSGHEVYCMLHAASLCIRRDPHARPRMSQVLRILEGDMVMEPSYISTPDYDIGNRSGRMWHDQQQQQQHPHYSGTVLRQGGFGGF is encoded by the exons ATGAGTTCTAGCCTGCTACAGAAGCGGGGGAAGAGTGATAAGGGCCTTGATGCTACCGAGAAGGTCGTGGTTGCTGTCAAGGTTTCAAAGGACATCTCAAAGACGGCCCTTGAATGGGCTTTGACCCATGTTGTTCAACCTGGTGACTCAATCACACTTCTGGTAGTAGTTCCACCACACAGTTCAG GTAGAAAACTATGGGGCTTTCCAAGATTTGCAGGGGACTGTGCCAGTGGTCACAGGAAGTCACATGGAACTACACTAGAGCAAAAGTCTGATATTACAGATACATGTGCTCAGATGGTGCTTCGACTTTGCAATGTTTATGATCCCAATAAG ATAAATATCAAGGTAAAGGTCGTATCTGGATCAACTTGTGGTGCTGTGGCTGCTGAATGCAAGCGAGCTCAAGCAAACTGGGTTGTATTGGACAA ACAACTGAAGCATGAGGAGAAGCGCTGCATGGAAGAGCTACAATGTAACATAGTGGTCATGAAACGTTCTCAACCGAAAGTTCTTCGTTTGAATCTCATAGGATCTTCTGAGGCAGAGCTGCAAGTGTCCTGTCAACTGCCTTCTGAGCTGGATAAATCTGCTGGAGAAACTACAAAGGATATGAGAGATTCTCGGAATTCCATTAGAGGGCCAACTGTGACACCAACTAGCAGCCCTGAAGTAGAGACATCGTTTACTGCTACTGAAGCTGGAACATCCTCAGTGTCAAGCTCTGATCCTGGAACTTCACCATTTTGTGTTTCTGAAACTAATGTTTGTCTTAAGAGGCAGGAACAATTAACCACCAAAGAAATCCGGAATTTAAATGTGACCAGCTCTGATTCTGACAGCGACAGTTTAAGTCCTTCAACATCCTTAGGGTTTCAGCCCTGGATGGCTGAGATTCTCTGTGGTGGCCACACATCTTCACAACAAGTTGAGGAATTATCACAACAAGTTGCTAGCAAGGCACATATCTCCAAAGCAAAAACCTTGTTGGAAAAATTCTCTAAACTTGATCAAGAATCTGGAATTGGCACTCTGAAGTGCAGATCGAACTTAAAGTGCAATGGGAATGTTAGAGGAGCAATTTCACTATCCAAAAATGTGCCCCTAGGGCCACCTCCTCTATGTTCAATATGTCAGCACAAGGCACCTGTGTTTGGAAAGCCTCCTAGGTGGTTCAGTTATTCTGAACTAGAACTTGCTACAGGGGGGTTCTCTCAAGCAAATTTCTTGGCTGAGGGTGGCTTTGGATCTGTTCATAGAGGGGTCTTGCCAGATGGTCAGGCAATTGCTGTTAAACAGCACAAATTAGCTAGTTCACAGGGGGATCAGGAGTTCTGCTCAGAGGTGGAAGTTCTAAGCTGCGCACAGCATCGTAATGTTGTGATGCTAATTGGGTTTTGTGTTGAGGACAGGAGAAGGTTGCTTGTTTATGAATATATCTGTAATGGGTCATTGGATTCCCATCTTTATG GTCGTAAGAGAGAACCATTAGATTGGTCTGCTAGGCAAAAGATTGCAGTGGGAGCAGCACGAGGTTTGAGATACCTTCATGAAGAGTGCAGAGTTGGTTGCATTGTCCACCGGGATATGAGACCTAACAACATTCTTATTACACATGATTTTGAACCACTG GTTGGAGATTTTGGCCTAGCGAGATGGCAGCCTGATGGGGACCAAGGCGTGGAAACAAGAGTGATTGGCACATTTGG GTATCTGGCGCCGGAGTATGCACAAAGCGGCCAAATTACGGAAAAAGCTGATGTTTTTTCCTTTGGGGTGGTACTGCTGGAACTTGTCACAGGACGAAAAGCTGTCGATATTAACCGACCAAAGGGTCAGCAATGCCTTACTGAATGG GTTCGCCCTTTATTGGAAGATTATTCCATCGAAGAGCTCATAGATCCTCGTTTGCGGGACCATTACTCTGGACATGAGGTCTACTGCATGCTGCATGCCGCATCATTGTGCATAAGGCGTGATCCTCATGCAAGGCCCCGAATGTCGCAG gttcTTCGTATATTGGAGGGTGACATGGTCATGGAACCCAGTTACATTTCAACGCCTGACTATGACATCGGAAACAGGAGTGGGCGGATGTGGCACgatcagcagcagcagcagcagcacccACATTACAGTGGCACAGTCCTCCGGCAAGGAGGCTTTGGAGGGTTTTAG
- the LOC103721814 gene encoding RGG repeats nuclear RNA binding protein A-like: MATANPFDLLGDDENDDPSQLIAVQQQKIAAKKPAAPAAVKFPTKPAPPSQAARETRSSAAPTRGGVGRGGPGRGRGGRGGGTGPNRDFGNGNANGFSGGYGGGGGGGGGVEGDAGRLPERDRGPRPPFRGGRRGGYGNGEAGGESEQPPRRMYERRSGTGRGYEMKREGSGRGNWGTATDDVIAQATEENVNVDDKILASEKQPEHDDVPSSEAKKDKDAQANEAEEKEPEDKEMTLEEYEKIREEKRKALLALKTEERKVEIDQELQSMQQLSLKKRNDDVFMKLGSDKDTGKKKDVADRDERAKKPVSINEFLKPAEGERYYSPVGRGRGRARGDRGPFRGGFGGGRGSGAPAAAPSIEDPGQFPTLGK; encoded by the exons ATGGCCACCGCGAACCCTTTCGATCTCCTCGGGGACGACGAAAATGACGATCCCTCGCAGCTGATCGCTGTCCAGCAGCAAAAGATCGCAGCCAAGAAGCCTGCCGCCCCCGCGGCGGTGAAGTTCCCGACGAAGCCCGCCCCTCCGTCTCAGGCCG CGAGAGAGACTAGGAGCAGCGCCGCACCTACACGCGGTGGAGTCGGCCGAGGTGGGCCCGGGCGCGGTAGAGGTGGACGCGGAGGTGGGACGGGCCCAAATCGGGATTTTGGAAATGGGAACGCCAATGGATTTTCAGGGGgctatggtggtggtggtggtggtggtggaggtgtGGAAGGTGATGCTGGACGGCTTCCTGAGAGGGACCGTGGGCCACGTCCACCATTCCGTGGAGGCCGTCGTGGTGGCTATGGGAACGGTGAGGCTGGAGGTGAGTCCGAACAACCCCCACGCAGGATGTATGAGCGGCGCAGTGGTACGGGCCGAGGGTATGAGATGAAGCGTGAGGGATCCGGGCGTGGGAACTGGGGAACTGCTACTGATGACGTGATTGCGCA GGCTACTGAAGAAAATGTGAATGTTGATGATAAAATCCTTGCCAGCGAGAAGCAGCCAGAGCATGATGATGTACCATCATCAGAGGCAAAGAAGGACAAGGATGCCCAAGCAAATGAGGCAGAAGAAAAGGAACCTGAGGACAAA GAGATGACTCTGGAGGAGTATGAGAAAATAAGAGAGGAGAAGCGAAAAGCCCTACTTGCATTGAAGACCGAAGAGAGAAAAGTTGAAATTGATCAGGAGTTGCAGTCCATGCAACagctttcattaaaaaaaagaaatgatgatGTATTTATGAAGTTG GGCTCTGACAAAGATACGGGTAAAAAGAAAGATGTTGCTGATCGTGATGAACGGGCTAAGAAG CCTGTGAGCATCAACGAGTTTTTAAAGCCAGCTGAAGGAGAAAGATACTACAGTCCAGTTGGCCGTGGACGTGGCAGGGCACGTGGCGACCGTGGACCATTCAGAGGTGGTTTTGGAGGTGGTAGGGGCTCAGGTGCCCCAGCTGCTGCCCCTTCAATTGAAGATCCTGGACAGTTTCCCACTCTTGGGAAGTAG
- the LOC103721816 gene encoding pentatricopeptide repeat-containing protein At2g15690, mitochondrial, which translates to MASFVAIHRAGNSMLAVTLSKVRLPLLSYPVLLKTLKLSPFPSRALAARCLSTSSAAPNFQRPPPSDPRAFPHDRSPKPGHWPPQNHERPPFNHRLPVDNRPPMDYGRPPVNGPPPPAAPAAAPPPGPIDLMALCREGKVKEAVEFLSQGVRPDPPTFFALVASCSDPKLLEELKKIHEFFIRSPFRADLQINNKLLEMYAKCGSMNDARRVFDGMPDRNMDSWHLMIDGYASNAQGDDGLQMFEQMRRVGVRPDSRTFLVVLAACASAEAVEEGFIHFDSMHKEYGIAPGIEHYIGIIEVLGKSGHLNEAVEFIDKLPFDPPAAIWEALKNLARTQGDVDLEDQVEELLISIDPSKVNPEKIPTPPAKRRPGINMLDGRNKLGEYRLPPKIEKKPVKEQVYVPDTRYVLHDIDQEAKEQALLYHSERLAIAYGLISTPARTPLRIIKNLRICGDCHNAIKIMSKIVGRELIVRDNKRFHHFKDGKCSCGDYW; encoded by the coding sequence atgGCCTCCTTCGTCGCCATCCATCGTGCCGGTAACTCCATGCTCGCCGTCACCCTCTCCAAGGTCcgcctccccctcctctcctaTCCTGTCCTCCTCAAAACCTTAAAGCTCTCTCCTTTCCCCTCGCGAGCCCTCGCTGCCCGATGCCTGTCCACCTCATCAGCTGCCCCTAACTTCCAGCGGCCGCCGCCTTCCGACCCCCGTGCCTTCCCCCACGACCGCAGCCCTAAACCTGGCCATTGGCCCCCTCAGAACCACGAGCGGCCCCCATTCAACCACCGTCTCCCCGTCGATAATCGCCCTCCCATGGACTACGGCCGCCCCCCCGTCAACGGCCCGCCGCCTCCGGCTGCTCCCGCCGCCGCCCCTCCTCCAGGTCCGATCGATCTCATGGCCCTCTGTAGAGAGGGGAAGGTCAAGGAGGCCGTCGAGTTCTTGAGCCAGGGCGTCCGCCCCGACCCCCCGACCTTCTTCGCCCTTGTCGCCTCCTGCTCCGACCCAAAGCTTCTTGAAGAACTGAAGAAGATCCACGAGTTCTTCATCCGATCCCCCTTCCGTGCTGACCTTCAGATCAATAACAAGCTGCTGGAGATGTACGCAAAGTGCGGGAGCATGAACGATGCCCGTCGAGTGTTCGACGGAATGCCTGACCGGAATATGGACTCGTGGCATCTAATGATTGATGGTTATGCATCAAATGCGCAGGGTGATGATGGATTGCAGATGTTCGAACAGATGAGGAGAGTGGGGGTGCGCCCTGATAGCCGGACCTTTCTTGTGGTCTTGGCTGCTTGTGCTAGTGCTGAAGCAGTTGAGGAGGGATTCATACATTTCGATTCCATGCATAAAGAGTATGGGATTGCCCCTGGAATTGAGCACTACATTGGGATAATTGAAGTGCTTGGGAAGTCAGGACACCTCAATGAGGCAGTAGAATTCATTGATAAGTTGCCTTTTGATCCACCAGCAGCCATTTGGGAGGCACTGAAGAATTTAGCCCGAACACAGGGGGATGTTGATCTTGAGGACCAGGTTGAGGAGCTTTTGATTTCTATAGATCCATCCAAGGTGAACCCTGAAAAGATCCCCACACCGCCAGCTAAGAGAAGGCCTGGTATCAACATGCTCGATGGAAGGAACAAGTTGGGGGAGTACCGTTTGCCTCCGAAGATTGAGAAGAAGCCAGTGAAGGAGCAAGTCTATGTGCCAGACACGAGATATGTGCTTCATGATATCGATCAGGAGGCCAAGGAACAGGCTTTGCTTTACCACAGCGAGAGGTTGGCAATTGCTTATGGGCTAATCAGCACACCTGCAAGGACACCACTTAGGATCATTAAGAACCTTAGAATATGCGGTGACTGCCACAATGCGATTAAGATCATGTCAAAGATTGTTGGGAGGGAACTTATTGTTAGGGACAACAAGCGGTTCCATCACTTCAAGGATGGAAAGTGCTCCTGTGGAGATTACTGGTGA